The genomic interval CGCCGGATCGACAGAAGCCGGATCGACTTGGCTATCTTGTTTTATCCCATATTTCAATAAAGTCAGGGTTTCATCGAACACTACAAAACTCAGCACAAAGTCTCGGCTGCGCTGGATGGCGTGAAAATAATACAAAATGGGATAGGCTAAATAACTTTCTCCAATGCCGGATAATTCGGAGGTGAGGTTAATTAAGTGTTGGGAAAATTGTCCAAAATCCTGCCCATTCCAACAGCGCACCAAAATATCATCCGGCGTTCCCCCCAAAGCCGAAATATAGACCGAAATTTGCCGTTTTTTGACGGCGGCGGAAACTATAGGTAGGAGATAAGTAATTGAGAGGGAAACAATAAAAAAACCATTAGCCGCCGCGATCGCCGTCGCAATTTGCCAAAGCCTCCCCTGGGGCTGATAATCGCCTAAGCCCAATGTGGTAATGGTAAACCCTACAAAGTAGATCCGCTGCCAAATATCAGCAGCAACTTGGGTTGTGGCATTGACAACCGATCCTTCAAAAGCAATAAAAATTAAACTCCACGCCACCCATGCGATCCCAAACCACACGAGGGGAGTCGCCACTAAAATCGACCAACCCGTCATTTGTAGCAAGCGATGATTGGATTGGCGACGATGGAGATAAAGGGCGACTTTCCACACCCAAGATGCCACTCGCCCGGAAATTGGACCCCCTCCACCCAACGTCAGCGTTGTAATGGTAATATCCCAACAAATTAGACCGAGTAAAACTAGGCCTATAATTTCGATTCCAATTGACATTCCTAACGGTTTTTCGCTCCCTCGCTAGCCCAGCAGCTATTTTGCTATAGGCTAGCGAATAGCGATCGCGCCTAACCTGTATCAAGAGAAAGAATTTCACTCGCCTAGAAGCGTAGAATTTCCTGCTGGTAGTTCTCCGGAAACGGTTCAATTTCCCAAACCAAACCTTCCCCAGACTCTAGCGCCACATCCACAAACAATAAATCCGCCGCCGTCAGCGCCAAATCTTCATTATTTTCAAACGGCTGTAAATCTTCAGTCAGCAGTCGCAGGCGGAACCCCCCCGGAATTCTCCCCTCTAAGCTGCCTGGGTGAAGCTCAAAGCGCCAGATATTAGGGTTTTGGAGATTTTGAGACAGAATGCGAAGTTCGTAGGGTTGTCCGGCAATCAAGAGCGATCGCACGGCCATTGCCTCTGCCATCATTTCTTCAGTACCCCTCGCCCCTGCTAGGGCAGGTTGAAACTCCACTCTCTCCCAACCGCATTGTTGGGCGAGGCGAGACACCCCCTGTTGCAACCATTGGCGAAGATTCCATTGTTCGGGTAAGCCTTGACGCTGTTGCGTGAAGCGCTGACGCCAGCCATCATGGGCAATTAAAGCCGCCCACCACTCAAAGGGAATGGCTAGTCGCGGATCGAGTAATTCTGGGGAAGCGAGACGTTCGAGGAGGTTTTCGGCTTGGGTGAGGGAAAGCTGGGGAAGCGGTGAAACGGCGGCTTGGGTGGGTTCTGTGGGGCAAAGTTGACGCGCCACCATAAAAACGGACAAATCGGCGATCAGTTGGGTATCGTCTAAGCTGTAGGTGCGATCGCGATCGTGATATTGTCCTTGGGTTTTCAGGTGTTGATGCGTGGTATAGCCCCAAACCCGAATTCCTGCATCGGGATGAACTTGAACCGCTAAATAATAATCAGCCCGCCAACTGGGAATATCAACCCATTCTTGGGGAACCCGCAATTCTCGATTGTCAATGGCTTCGCTAGGAACTAAAAGCAAGCGTTGATGGTTGAGGCGCACCGCCGTTCCGTTTGTTCCCTCCCAAAATTTTAGATCCAGTTGAGCCGCTAACCCGTTTTCCGGTAACTCTGTGAGAACTGCATCCAGACAAAGCTGATTCAAATAGGCATTCCAACGCGCTTGGGGGGTGGAAAACGCCCGAACGTTTCGCCAAGCCTGTTGTTGCGCCTCTATTGACAGTTCAAAAAATAACTGAGTCGGTTCAACCGAATTAAAGGGAGTGGAATCAGCCGTCATTAAACACTACTCCTCACCAAAGGCACCATCTATCCAAGTTTCCGATTGTAAAGAGCGGGAATGGGCAGTAAGTGGCTAATGGCGGGTGAATCAAGCCACCACTAGCCACGTTGATAAACTGCTTTCACTCCTCACGCTGGAAATGAGTATTTAACCACTCATCCAGCACAACACTCATGCTTTTCAATACCTCGGAAGTTAAAGAAATATGCAGGCTTTCCGCGCTCCATTGAGCTAGGGTACTTAAAAGGGTTGAGCGAATTTTGGTTAAGCGGCGAGACACGGTATATTGCTTAATTTCCAGCTTTTGCGCCAGTTGTTGTTGAGTTAATCCTTGGGCGTAGTAAAGCTGCAATAATTCTTGAGATTCAGGAGCCAGTTGTGCCATTGCATCCGTCAGAATTTGGTTGATTTGACTGTGATGTAGCAGGCGGCTTTGTTCTTCTTGTTGGGCGATGAGTTGCGAGAGTAAAGATTCGCCTTCAAAGGCGACTAATTCATCCACCCACTCGCTTTCTTGTTCGGGTTTGGTGCTATTAAGGGAATGGCGTACCGGGTAGAGGTAGGCGCGGGCGGCTTTGACGCAAGCCAGCAGCCACTTTTCGAGATCGGCGGCTTGACAAGGGGGCAGATTTTGGCGATGTTCGTTATAGCAAGTGGCGATCGCCTTCCAGGTTTCCCCATCTGGCGTATCGAGTTGGCGCGTTCCCGATGCTTGAGTGGGGACGTAAATCGCCTTAAAGCAACTCCAGGCTAAAATATAACTCGCGATCGTTTCCGCAGGCAGTCCTGACACGGCGAGGGCTTCTTCTAGGCGTTTTTGACTCAGTTTCCTCAGCAGCGCCCAGGGGGTGCAGATATCCACCTCATGACGCTGGCGCAGGGTTTCTTTAATGGCGCTGTGAAAGATGGCGCTGGCGTAGTTATTGAGGCGCACGCCCTGTTGAGGATTGTAGCCTTTGAGGACTTTATCGACTTGGGCGATCGCAATTTGAAAGTAATCGGATAGCGCATACTGGGAACTGTGAAAGCTCAACACAATCTTATGCGCCGTCCAATACCCCGTTTCCTGTAAATAGGCAACTAAGTGCGATCGCGCCAGCCTATCCAAGCGCGACTCCCAAATCTTATACCAATACAGCACCCAAAACTGATTTGCCGAAGTCTCCCGCTTATCAGAACCCTCCAAACACTTCTGCATACTGCGGCGTAACTGCGAATCGCTAACCCAACCCTTCAACCGATCTGCATCAAATTGCAAGAAGGTTGAGAATATATCAATCAAACTTGCCCTAGGGTGCATCACAACCTGAATTTCATCCAGTCCGGTACTATCATAGCGACATCCGACCGAGGAACAGCTTCTAGCCAATCTCTTCAACCGAAAGGATGCATAATTTCTCCCCATCCAACCTAAAGACGCCTAGGAGAACGGAAACGGCTTTAGATTCTAGCCCGCTTCCCCTTGAATATCTGAAGCGGGCTAATCTTTTCCTTGCAAACCTCGATTCCAATAGCTCCGATCTTCCTACCAAATAACAGACATTTTGTCAAGAATTTTGAGGATTGCCATCCCCTAACCTCATTTGACGAACAACCCAAGCCCGCCTATATTTCTTAATTATCCGATCGCGCTAGGCTTGATATTCCCTATGCATAACTTTTTACCAATTGCATACTTTAGAAATCAGTTTGTACCCTTTACTGATGCTAATATTTCAATTGCCACCCACGCTCTCCACTACGGAACCGCCGCCTTTGGCGGACTGCGCGGGATTCCCGATCCTCAAAATCCCCAACAGGCGCTACTATTTCGTCTAGACCGCCACTGTCAGCGCCTCAGCAACAGCGCCCGTTTTCTTCTGTTTGACCTAAGTGCCGATAAAATTCAAAGCATTATTGTTGATTTCGTCAAAAAAAATCAACCCACCTCATCCTTTTACATCCGTCCCCTAGTTTACACCTCAGACCTCGGCATTTCTCCCCGCCTCCACAACATTGAAAAAGACTTCTTCGTCTACGGTTTGGAACTCGGCGATTATCTATCCCCAGAAGGCATTAACTGTCGCATTAGTTCCTGGTATCGTCAAGAAGACCGCAGCCTCCCCCTAAGAGGAAAAATCAGCGGCGCTTACATCACCTCCTCCCTCGCCAAAACCGAAGCCGTAGAATCAGGCTTTGACGAAGCCATCCTCATGAACTCCCAAGGAAAAGTCTGCGAAGCCTCCGGGATGAACATTTTCATCGTCAGAAACGGACAACTGATCACCCCCGGCTACGAACAAGATATCCTAGAAGGCATCACCCGCGACAGCGTTCTCACCCTCGCCAGAGACTTAGGAATTCCCACCGTTGAAAGGTCTGTAGACAAATCGGAACTTTTCATCGCCGATGAAGTCTTCCTCTGCGGAACCGCCGCCAAAATTACCCCCGTCAAACGCATTGAAAACTACTCTTTTTCCACCAAAAGACCCATCACCGAAAAACTCCGCGAAAAACTAACCGCCATCACCGAAAACCGCGACCCTCAGTATCAGGATTGGGTTTATACGATTCCCCTCTAGGAAGAAGGGAATTGGGAGTTAGGAGTTGGGAGTTGGGGGGGAAAGAAGGGAATTGGGAGTTAGGAGTTGGGAGTTAGGGGGGAAGAAGGGAAACAGGAGTTAGGAGTTGGGAGTTAGGGGGAAAAGAGATGGAAAAACTTGATAACTATCAACTCAGCACTAAATTTTCCACTCACAACTCGGAACCCAGAACCAGCGCACTATACTATCCCCCACCTCCTCACTCTCTTCCCCACTCAGACTCAGCACTAACTTCCCTCCACCCTCTTCGGAACTCGGAACTTTACACTAACTTCCCCACTCGGAACTCGGAACTCGGAACTCGGAACTGACTCAGCACTCAGCACTTTACACTCAGCACTCTCTTCCCCCCACCCTCTTCCCCACTCAGCACTCAGCACTTTACACTCAGCACTAGAGAAAGATGTGTCCAGTTGGTATTGGTACAAGCCGAACGGTTAGAAAACTTGACACCACAAAGGCGAAACTGTGGTTGTTACTTGTTGGCGTCAATCAATACCAAGATACACAAATTTCTACCCTGCGCTATTCTGCTTTAGACTGTCAGGGACTTGCAGAAGCTTTGATGGGTTCTAACCTTGAATTTCCCGAAAAAGCGCTTGAAGTTTATCACGACTTTGCACCACATCAACCCACCTTAGCCGCAATTAGAGATAGCCTTAAAACAGTTTCCGCTTCAGTTCAACCCCAGGATACGATTCTCTTTTATTTTTCTGGACATGGTTTATTAGAACCTCAAACCCAACAAGCGGTTCTTTGCTTATCCGATACCCAGAGAGATAACTTAATTGAAACTGGCTTACCTTTAGCAGAACTCCTTTATTGGCTATCTGAATCTAGCGCGCAACAACAACTGGTTTGGCTGGATGCTTGTCATAGTGGCGGGATGACCCTGAGACAAGTAAAAAATAGCGATTCCAAGAAAGGAGAATCGGCGGTTATTCCCCAATTTGTGGAAATTTTGGAACAGCAAGCGCGAAAAAGTAAAGGCTTTTATGCGTTATTGTCTTGCGACCAGGGACAGCAGTCTTGGGAATTTCCTGAACTGGGACATGGCGTTTTTACTTACTATTTAATGCGGGGATTGCGCGGTGAAGCCGCGAATTCCCAAGGGGTGATTGAAGCCGATAGTTTATATCGCTATGTTTACCATCAAACTCTGCAATATATTGATAAAACTAATCAGCAACTGCGGTTAATTAATCAACAAAAACGCGGACGGGGGGATACCCAACTGCAATCGGAATATTCCTTACAAACGCCTAAGCGAATTGTGGAAGGTGTTGGCGAACTAATTTTAGGCTATTGGAAAGCCACGCCAACTTCTCGCTATCCCAGACAGGCTTTAATTGTGGAAGGCTTTGCGGGAAGTAAAACGACTTTAGCTTTGAGTAAGTTTTTACGACAGGCGGGTAGCTTTGAACTCGACTATTGGTATAAGCATAAGTCGGGATTGGAGTTACAGGGTAGCATTCAGCAGCTTTTGCAAACTTCGGAATCGACTTCCACCGATTTACCGAGAACCTTAGAACCGGAAACGACGACAGCCTTACTCTATTTACGGGGTAAAATCCATCAAGATAAGTTAGAGGAACCGGAGTTAATTTTAGGTGAGAAAATTCGTCTCAGCCGTTCTTGGTTAAGACAGCAACTCCGCCACGCTACTGTTCCCCAACAGATTCTGATTTTAGATTGTCCTGAATCTACTTATTTACAAGATTGGGTGGAAGATTTGCAACTGGGAACTGAACAGGGACAATGTTTAATTGCAGCGAGTTCTCCTAGGGAAAATCCCGATTATTTTGCAGAGATTTTACGCGAAACGTTAGAAACAGCCAACCAACCGACAGGCTTACCTGTGGCGGCTTGGATTTCTCAATTGCAAAAAGCTTTAGCCGGAACAGAAATTGAATTATATGTGTGGTTATCGGGTGCAAGAGGGGTTATTGAAGTGTTACCCACGCGCCTGAGTTCGCGGGGAACTAAGGTTTTAGATAATTTTGATTTAGGGATTTGTCCTTATCGGGGTTTGCAAGCTTTTACGACTGAAGATGCAGCTTATTTTTATGGTCGAGAAAGTTTAACCCAGCAGTTGATTTATGAGTTGCGCCAATCTGCCTTTTTAGCTGTGGTGGGTGCATCGGGAAGCGGTAAATCTTCGGTGGTTCAAGCGGGTTTAGTGGCGCAACTCCAGCAGGGAAAGCTATTACCGGGAAGCGAACAATGGGAAGTTGGCATAATGCAGCCAGGAGAACATCCCTTATCGGCTTTGGCGGGTGGTTTGGCGGCGCTTTCTCAAGAGGGGGGGTTAACGGCTGAACAGGTGGAAGGGATTTTGCATTTGGGGGTGGATAACTTTGTTTATTTCCTGCGAAGTCGTCCGGAACCTGTGTTGGTGTTGGTGGTTGACCAATTTGAGGAACTGTTTACCCTGAGTAGTCGCCAGCAGCGACAGCAGTTTTTAGAGTTGGTTTTGGGGGCCTTGCAGTATGCGCGCGATCGCCTTAAGGTAGTCATTACCCTGCGAGCCGATTTCCTCAGTCACGCTTTAGAACTCCCTGGCTTAAGCGAGGCGATTCAAAAATCCAGTATTTTTGTCCCTCCCCAACTCTCCGCTGAAGCCTACCGGGAAGCGATTGTGAACCCCGCCGAACAAGTGGGGTTAGAGGTGGAACCGGAACTGATTGATATTTTATTGCGCGAACTCGATAACGCCTCTGGAGACTTACCCTTACTGGAATTTGTCTTAGAACAGCTTTGGGAACATCGCCAAAACGCGCAACTGACTCTCAATGCTTACCTAAACGCCATTGGCGGATTGCAAGGGGCCTTAGAACGCAAGGCCCAAGCCGTTTATGATAGTTTAGAACCCCCAGCGCAACGTTGCGCCCAGTGGATATTCCTGTCGTTAGTCCAATTTGGGGAAGGAACCCAAGAAACCCGCCGCCACATCCTCAAATCAGATTTAGCGGTTCCGCGATATCCCGCAACCTTAATTGAAAAGACCCTTTCTACCTTAGTTGCAGCTAAACTGATTGTGATTCAAGGCGCGAAGGAAAATCAACGCGCTAAAGGCGAGAATTTTACCCCAGACTTTACCATCGAACAGCCAACGGTGGAAATTGCCCATGAAATTCTGATCCGTCATTGGTCTAGCTTACGCTGGTGGTTAGAGGAAAATCGCACCCGCTTGCTAAAACAACGCCAACTCGAACAAGCGGCGCAATTGTGGCTAAACGGTTTTCAAAAACCTGAATATCTCTTACAAGGGGTACGCTTGGGAGAAGCGGAAGAGATTTATATTGAATACGCTGACGAACTTCCCGAAGAGGTACAGCGTTTTATTGAAGCTTGTTTAGCCGAAAGACAGCGACAGCAGCGGGAAGCAACCCGCAGACTCCGACGCAATCAGTTAGCGGTGGCTGTTATTAGTGTAATGGCGATCGCCTCTAGTACCCTCGCCTGGTTTGCACAACAACAGAAATTAGCCGCACAATTACAAGAAATTGATGCACTTAACGCCTCAGCAGAAGCACTTTTAGCCTCCCATCAGCAGTTAGAAGCCTTAACCACTAGCCTCAAAGCGGCGACTTTATTCCAACGCCTCCCCCAGAAACCCCAATTTCTTCATACCCAACTCAAAACCGCCAGTACCCTCCAACAAACTCTCAGCCTCACCCAAGAACGCAACCGCCTGCAAATTCATAGCCAAAAAGTGAATAGCGTGGCTTTCTCTCCCGACGGACAGCGGTTCGCCTCGGCTAGCGATGATAATACCGTTATCCTTTGGGGAAGTCATGGCGAAAAATTAGCAACCCTAACCGGAAATGCACGTTTCCTCAGCGTCGCCTTTAGTCCCGATAGCCAAACCCTCGTTACAGGAGATGCTAGCGGACGGGTGCAACTGTGGCATTCTGATGGTACATTGCGCCAAACCCTAAACGCCCATTCTGATTGGGTGACTTGTGCTATCTTTCATCCCAATAGTCAGCAACTCGTTTCCGCCTCCCGCGATGGAAGTCTGAAATTTTGGAGTTTGGAGGGGGACTTACTCAAAACGCTACCCGCAAGTTCGGGTTGGGTAAACGATGTCACGGTGAGTCCAGAGGGTCAAGTTATCGCCTCAGCGGGTGAAGATGGCAAAATTCAACTGTGGGATAACCAAGGACAGTTGATTAAATCTTGGCAAGCTGATGATGATAGGGTGACGAGTATCCGGTTTAGTCCCGATGGTGAAGTTCTCGCGGCTGGGGGTAGCCACCTGAAACTCTGGAACCGTAATGGGGAGTTGGTGGAAGCTTGGGAAACGGGTAGCGAACCTATTAATAGTCTCAGTTGGGATAACACTGGGGAATATCTCGCCGTCGCTAGGGGGAACCGCCTGCAAATTTGGGATAGGGAAGGGAGTCTCAAACAAATCTTAAACGGTCATGGGGCTGAGGTGTTAGGGGTGAGTTGGCATCCCGACGCGGCGGTTATTGTTTCCGGGAGTACGGATAAAACGGTGAGGTTGTGGACGCTAAACCCCCTCACAACCGGGGAAGCGGTTGATAAAATAGCTTTCAGTTCAGATGGCCAACTCTTTGCGTCTGCGGGGTGGGAAGGTGAGATTCATATCTACACCACAAAAGACCAACAATTAATCTTGCAAATTCCCGCTACAGAGTTAGCGCCAATCTCTAGCCTCGCATTTAGTCGCGATCGCCAGTATATTGCAGCCAGTGGTGAAAATCTTATTCAAATTTGGCAAGTTAGTAACGGTCAACCCGTTTTTACCTTACAAGGCCATCAAAACCGGGTAACTACGATTCAGTTTAGTCCTAACGGTCAGCAATTGGCGTCTGGAAGCGAAGATGCGACGGTTAAGTTATGGTCTGTTGCTGAAGGTCGCCTACTCAATACCTTAACCGGACATACCGATGGCGTGACCAGTCTTAGCTGGAATGCGACGGGAGACTTACTGGCGTCGGGAAGTTATGACCAAACGGTGAGAATTTGGCGCAGCGAGGGTTCTGAGGTGCAAACCTGGGAGGCGCATGGGTTGGGAGTCAGCGCGATCGCCTTTAGTCCCCATGCTAATCTGTTAGCAACGGCCAGTTGGGATAATACGATTAAACTCTGGACGCTAAACGGCGAACTCAAACATACCCTAACCGGACATAGTAATGGCATTACTAGTTTAGACTGGCATCCCACCGGAAAGATTCTCGCCTCTAGCAGCGCCGATGGTACGGTCAAGCTTTGGAATTCTGGAATTTTACTCAAAACATTGATAGGGGATGCGGCTAGCGTCCATCAAGTTTTGTTCAGTCCCCAAGGTAATGTTTTACTCTCGGCTAGCGAAGGGACAGGTACGAAGTTACAAGAACTGAACTTAGTTAATCTAGTCTTGCAAAGCTGTTCTCAGTTACAGGGATACTTGAACGCAAATTTATCGACTCTAGAAGAGAATCAAAGCTGCGGTAAAGTGAAATTTAAACACTTTTGATTGTGTTGGGTTGCACAAGACTTGACGGAATTGACAAGGTTAGCGATCGCACTGCACTTAATCACAAGTGTATTTTAACTCAAATCATCAATTTTAGAAAGAAATTCTGAGTGCGATCGCGCTTATTATCCGTTCAAGCTGAGTGATGCAATAAATACTCTTGTGCCTGTAATTTTAACTGTTCCGCCTCTAAAATAATGCGGTCTATCGTCTCTTTTGTCTCAATATAAGGTTGACGCAAGCTCAGTTTTTCTGCTTGAATTGCCTTACGGGTACTGGCTCTGACTTGACCGGCTAATTTACGCTTTCCAAATAAATCTAAGCCAACTGAGACTAAGCTATCGGGAGTTGATTGAGCCGCTTGTTGATTAATTTGAGTAATGCTTAAGTTAAGTTCTTTCTTCAGCGCTTTTAATTTCTTGATAATCAGGTTAATTTGCTTAACTTGCAGCTTAACTGATTGAGGCGCATCTAAGCTTAAGGTCATCTCGCGAGATAAATTGAAAATCTGATTTTGGATATCCGCTAAACTCATAGTTGCAACAATTGAGGAGCGAGGAAAGTTAACTGAGGATTCCTCTAAGGTAACAGCCTCATCTGGGTTAAAACAACGGTAAATTTACGCCTAAATTTACCCCAATCGAAAAATTATTTACATCGACAGCAGCGCGAGAAGAGGAACCGAAAAGATAGGACACAGAACCGCCGATCAGGAAGCGCGGACTGATATTGTAATAAAGAGCAGCGCCAACTTGATGCTTGATATCAAAGCGATTCGTTTTTGTGTAATCTTCTAAACTCAAACGATAATCTAACGTTCCTTCCAAATCTGAAGTAATCTCCCGGCGGAAACGCACCCCCAATGCGTTCATAATCTGATTGCGGCTGCTAGGAGACGCAAAACTAGCACTTAACTCATAAAACGAATCTAAGCGCCACTGTTCGCTTAAAGGGTCTTGTCGCCCAATTAACAGGCGTGCGGTATCTTGGAGTAAAAAGCGATCGCCATCATCGGCCTGATACACCCGATCCTGCACCCAACTGAGTTGACCATACATCCGCGACGCTAACTGCTGCTGTATCCCGGCGGTAAAGCGCACGAGATTGTAATTCATCTCTCCCTCATTCGCAAACCGGACTAACCCGCCTTCTATCCCCGCCACTAAGCGCGTCTGGGGGCCTAACTGAGGAGTTGCTACAAGTAACAAACTATTGACAAAAACTAAATCGCTCCTCGCATCTTCCCGCGCAAACACGTTAGAACTGTTAAACGTAGACGAACGCAACAGCAATTCTAAGGTGGGAACTTGAGGCGGTACTAGATCCAAAGGAGACGGTAAAATTTCAATGTCCCCTAACTCCGCTTCAATATCGAGAGGATCGATCGGTTGTAGCGGTGCATCTAGGGGAAAATCTAGTGAAGGTTGTTGCGCTTGTAGGGTGAAGGTGGGGTGTAAATCAATCGCAGAATGAGAGATACCCACAAAATCGCGCTTTGTCAGTAGAGCATCCTCAGAAGACGCCAGTAGCGGTACCACTTCCCAAGCGATAGTCACAGGAGAGTCACAGGTAGCGGCCAACATTGGGCGATCGCCAACTAGCCAAACCATTGAGCATCCGACTAAGCTAGCGAATAATAAAACAGGGGAACTGTGAAAAAATGCGGACATCCCGTTAAATCCCGTAAGAATTGCCAAACACTATAGTATAGAAGCCAGTTGGATTGGCAATTTCCGGTAAATTCCAATCGATCCGCACTCTCAACCAGACTGATATCGAGTTCCCTAGATCGCGAGTAACGTAATTATCTGATGAAACAGCCTCGTTGGTTAACTCTATCGACTGTGCTAGTGAGCATGAGTTGGGGACTGCTACAAGCGATCGCAGCCTCAGCACAACCAGCAGACGTGCTAACCCGTGCTGAAGTTTATCGACTTCGCAACCGCGTCCAACTAATTCCCAGCAATCAAACGCCTAGACCTGCTCGAATTTCCGATATTTTAGTCCCTCGCGATGCCATTCGTACTGCATCTAGCTCGCGAGTCGAACTCCTATTTAACGAAGGATCGTTAGCGCGTATTGGTTCAAGCGCGGTTTTCCGCTTCGTCCCCGGACTGCGGCGCTATCAACTGGCCAATGGAACGATCCGCGCTGAAACGATTTTTGAACTCAATAATGGTTTAGTGTTGATCGTCACCTCACCCGGAAGCGTTGTCACGCAAACCCAAACCCCCCAAAGCCGAATTGAAATTTTTGCCAATGACGATCCGGTGGCGTTGAGTGCGATCGCCAAGCAAGATTCTCCGCTAGTACCACTTCCCCCAATCTCCCCACCAGACAGTGCTTCAGCCGTTCTCATCTTTCACGAAGAAGCCTCAAATACCACCCAAGTTTTTGCACTGACGAACAGCAGCGTTCGCGTCTCAAACCCCAATAGCGAAAATGTCACTTCCCTCCGCGCCGGTCAAACGGTTTCTGTGATTGACGGTACGATGAGTCTTGTTCAAAACTTCGATCTAGAACGTTTCTATCAAACCAGCGGGTTGGCTGTGGGTTTAGGACCCGGACAGGAAAATCTGCTGGATGTAGAAATTCCAGCCGTGCGAGAAATTCTCAACCAGGCCCGAACCGAAACGCTAAATGCGCTTGCAGGTTTGCGTTTAGCACCACCCTCAAGAGAATTTGAGGGACTGTGTATAGCAACCTTGCGAGGGACAAGCGCAACCCCAAGAGACTGTATTACTCACGATAGCGACGAACCCATCCGCCGCTTTCAAGACCGTCGCGACCTTGTAAGACCGTCTCCCACTCAAGAACAACCTCCCGCGCCACCACCACCACCGCCACCGCCACCACCTCCGCCACCTCCGCCACCTCCGCCACCTCCGCCAACACCCCCGCCACGTCCACCTATTCCGCAATGAAGAAGAGGATGGGGGAAAGAAGGGAATTGGGAGTTGGGAGTTGGGGGTTGGGGGAAGAAGGGGGTTGGGAGTTAGGAGAAAAGAAGGGAGTTGGGAGAAAAGAAGGGAGTTGGGAATTGGGAGTTGGGAGTTGGGGAAAGAAGGGGGTTGGGAGTTAGGAGTTAGGAGTTGGGGGAAGAAGGGGGTTGGGAGTTAGGAGTTAGGAGTTGGGGGAAGTAGCTATTGCTCTAGACACACACTGAAAACTCAGCACTTCCTTTCCTACTCAGCACTCAGCACTTTACACTCAGCACTCTATTCCCCCCATCCCCCCACCCTCTTTCCCACTCAGCACTCAGCACTCAGCACTCTTTTCTAAGGAAAGCCGCGCCAAGGACTGACTTGTAACACGCCATTGGGGGTAAACACCACTCTGTACTGAGCCAGGGGGTCTTCGGGTAGCGGTGCAG from Desertifilum tharense IPPAS B-1220 carries:
- a CDS encoding ion channel → MSIGIEIIGLVLLGLICWDITITTLTLGGGGPISGRVASWVWKVALYLHRRQSNHRLLQMTGWSILVATPLVWFGIAWVAWSLIFIAFEGSVVNATTQVAADIWQRIYFVGFTITTLGLGDYQPQGRLWQIATAIAAANGFFIVSLSITYLLPIVSAAVKKRQISVYISALGGTPDDILVRCWNGQDFGQFSQHLINLTSELSGIGESYLAYPILYYFHAIQRSRDFVLSFVVFDETLTLLKYGIKQDSQVDPASVDPARRANAAFLRTLKSAYIQPSSETPPLLSLDLLKQAGIPTVSDREFAQRTQGLKFRRQLLLAMVEEGGWTWDAVASTKTTNRAIHLDDETLIQVDE
- a CDS encoding DUF1822 family protein: MTADSTPFNSVEPTQLFFELSIEAQQQAWRNVRAFSTPQARWNAYLNQLCLDAVLTELPENGLAAQLDLKFWEGTNGTAVRLNHQRLLLVPSEAIDNRELRVPQEWVDIPSWRADYYLAVQVHPDAGIRVWGYTTHQHLKTQGQYHDRDRTYSLDDTQLIADLSVFMVARQLCPTEPTQAAVSPLPQLSLTQAENLLERLASPELLDPRLAIPFEWWAALIAHDGWRQRFTQQRQGLPEQWNLRQWLQQGVSRLAQQCGWERVEFQPALAGARGTEEMMAEAMAVRSLLIAGQPYELRILSQNLQNPNIWRFELHPGSLEGRIPGGFRLRLLTEDLQPFENNEDLALTAADLLFVDVALESGEGLVWEIEPFPENYQQEILRF
- a CDS encoding sigma-70 family RNA polymerase sigma factor; this encodes MARSCSSVGCRYDSTGLDEIQVVMHPRASLIDIFSTFLQFDADRLKGWVSDSQLRRSMQKCLEGSDKRETSANQFWVLYWYKIWESRLDRLARSHLVAYLQETGYWTAHKIVLSFHSSQYALSDYFQIAIAQVDKVLKGYNPQQGVRLNNYASAIFHSAIKETLRQRHEVDICTPWALLRKLSQKRLEEALAVSGLPAETIASYILAWSCFKAIYVPTQASGTRQLDTPDGETWKAIATCYNEHRQNLPPCQAADLEKWLLACVKAARAYLYPVRHSLNSTKPEQESEWVDELVAFEGESLLSQLIAQQEEQSRLLHHSQINQILTDAMAQLAPESQELLQLYYAQGLTQQQLAQKLEIKQYTVSRRLTKIRSTLLSTLAQWSAESLHISLTSEVLKSMSVVLDEWLNTHFQREE
- a CDS encoding branched-chain amino acid transaminase, translated to MHNFLPIAYFRNQFVPFTDANISIATHALHYGTAAFGGLRGIPDPQNPQQALLFRLDRHCQRLSNSARFLLFDLSADKIQSIIVDFVKKNQPTSSFYIRPLVYTSDLGISPRLHNIEKDFFVYGLELGDYLSPEGINCRISSWYRQEDRSLPLRGKISGAYITSSLAKTEAVESGFDEAILMNSQGKVCEASGMNIFIVRNGQLITPGYEQDILEGITRDSVLTLARDLGIPTVERSVDKSELFIADEVFLCGTAAKITPVKRIENYSFSTKRPITEKLREKLTAITENRDPQYQDWVYTIPL